One genomic window of Deinococcus peraridilitoris DSM 19664 includes the following:
- a CDS encoding proline iminopeptidase-family hydrolase, giving the protein MTRHNDPVKRVQVDGQYHVWTKKVGHGPVTLLLLHGGPGCTHEYFECFEQWLSPDKYTFYYYDQLGSFYSDQPDDPSLWTVERFREEVEQVRQALGLEQFYLFGNSWGGMLALEYALKYQTHLKGLIVSNMTASIASYVAYINELREQLPEEDVARMKQHETSGELDHPEYQELLMTLYNRHICRVVPWPEPVQRMFSHLATPVYNTMQGPNEFVVSGNFKDWNRWEDLHRITVPTLLSVGRHDSMNPADIQEMGRRMQNATVSICENGSHLSMWDDANTYFGALEQFIHEVEQQGVARP; this is encoded by the coding sequence ATGACCCGCCACAACGACCCGGTCAAACGCGTTCAAGTCGACGGCCAGTATCACGTCTGGACAAAGAAAGTCGGACACGGACCGGTCACGCTCCTCTTGCTCCACGGCGGGCCAGGCTGCACCCACGAATACTTCGAGTGCTTCGAACAGTGGCTCTCTCCCGACAAATACACCTTCTACTACTACGACCAGCTCGGCTCGTTTTACTCTGATCAGCCTGACGACCCCAGCCTATGGACCGTCGAACGCTTCCGGGAGGAAGTCGAGCAGGTACGCCAAGCCCTCGGTCTCGAGCAGTTCTACCTCTTCGGTAACTCCTGGGGCGGCATGCTCGCTCTCGAGTACGCCCTCAAATATCAAACGCACCTCAAAGGCCTGATCGTCAGCAACATGACGGCCAGCATCGCCTCATACGTCGCCTACATCAACGAGTTGCGCGAACAACTTCCCGAGGAAGACGTTGCGCGTATGAAGCAACACGAAACGAGCGGCGAACTCGACCATCCTGAATACCAGGAATTACTGATGACGCTGTACAACCGGCACATCTGCCGCGTAGTGCCCTGGCCGGAACCCGTGCAACGCATGTTCAGTCACCTCGCGACTCCAGTCTACAACACCATGCAAGGTCCCAACGAATTCGTGGTGTCCGGAAACTTCAAAGACTGGAACCGCTGGGAGGACCTACACCGCATCACCGTACCGACCCTGCTGTCCGTCGGCCGGCATGACAGCATGAACCCCGCAGACATTCAGGAAATGGGCCGACGCATGCAGAACGCCACAGTATCCATCTGCGAGAACGGCAGTCATCTCAGCATGTGGGATGACGCCAACACCTACTTCGGTGCACTCGAGCAGTTTATCCACGAGGTCGAGCAGCAAGGGGTAGCTCGCCCTTGA
- a CDS encoding IclR family transcriptional regulator domain-containing protein, producing the protein MNSTVLKTLSLLELFTNHPSLSLQQISELAGLPKGSAHRLVTTLQAAGLLQRATNGHYMLGYSFLHYGNLVAERVNIRQLALAPMRTLLEATGEAVSLVLQDGTEAIYVERFESTQPVRTYTRIGRRAPLYAGACPRAILTFRTDQEIHAYLQNAPLTPYASGTITDPTTLWQKILRDRTTGFTVSYSELEDATAGVAAPVFAANGVVAASISLSGPEFRFQQERIPFLAHQTRHAAQQLSKQLGAPTAPSTLV; encoded by the coding sequence CTGAACAGCACTGTACTCAAAACATTGAGCCTCCTTGAGCTGTTCACCAACCATCCATCACTGAGCCTGCAACAAATCAGTGAACTCGCTGGGCTGCCCAAAGGATCCGCGCATCGACTCGTGACGACCTTGCAGGCAGCTGGCCTGCTTCAACGGGCCACCAACGGACATTACATGCTCGGTTACAGCTTCCTGCATTACGGAAACCTGGTGGCTGAACGCGTGAACATCCGCCAGCTCGCCCTGGCGCCCATGCGCACCCTGCTCGAAGCGACAGGAGAAGCCGTCAGCCTCGTGCTGCAGGACGGTACCGAAGCCATCTACGTCGAACGCTTCGAAAGCACCCAGCCCGTACGCACCTACACGCGAATCGGACGACGCGCACCCTTGTACGCTGGCGCCTGCCCACGGGCCATTCTCACCTTTCGAACGGACCAGGAGATTCACGCTTATCTGCAAAACGCGCCGCTTACACCCTACGCGAGCGGCACCATCACCGACCCCACGACTCTCTGGCAGAAAATACTCCGCGACCGCACCACTGGCTTCACCGTCAGCTACTCAGAACTCGAAGACGCCACCGCCGGCGTTGCAGCCCCCGTCTTCGCAGCCAACGGAGTCGTGGCTGCCAGCATCAGCCTCTCCGGACCTGAATTCCGCTTTCAACAAGAACGCATTCCGTTCCTGGCCCATCAGACACGCCACGCCGCCCAACAATTGTCAAAGCAACTTGGAGCACCCACGGCTCCCTCTACACTCGTTTGA
- a CDS encoding ABC transporter substrate-binding protein, whose amino-acid sequence MKALKPLLLTLTLAVGAAHAQGTTLTVATGQDPQSWDPIDTFLMAWGQVGHNIYDGLVIRSPDLKLQPGLATKWTALNNNKTLRFTLRKNVKFHNGEPFNAAAVKFTFDRLLGPEGKKGPQQANYNAIKEVKVIDPYTVDFILSQADPVLLTKLAGYGAMIVPPKYLKEKGEDYFNTHPVGTGPFKFVSYKNGESLKLQAFKEYWGGAPKVDNLTYRFIEEPSTRVAELQAGRIDIAQGIPVSQAETIKKNNKLVLQAVDSPTAMSLRFNTSKAPTDNLKVRQALNYAVDREAIIKSILQGYGTPIASLQGAKSFGYDPNLKPYPYDPTKAKQLLQEAGVKPGTTIGIDFVGTDAVFREVAQAVAGFFQAVGLKPELKTYETNTFYSDIIPKNKTSNAYQMGWGGWTFDFDNTAYLLYHSGQFWNPDYKNPAMDKLLDEQHNLSDQKKRLTILRNVAKMTHDEAIEIPLYNQQDLWGVGQRVQNFKAPSDNLLNLKNVSVK is encoded by the coding sequence ATGAAAGCACTCAAACCCTTGCTGCTTACACTCACCCTCGCCGTCGGCGCCGCTCACGCTCAGGGCACGACCCTGACCGTCGCGACCGGCCAGGATCCGCAAAGCTGGGACCCGATCGACACGTTCCTGATGGCCTGGGGCCAAGTCGGACACAACATTTACGACGGGCTGGTCATCCGCAGCCCCGACCTGAAACTGCAGCCGGGACTGGCCACCAAATGGACCGCGCTGAACAACAACAAAACCTTGCGCTTCACCTTACGCAAGAACGTGAAATTTCATAACGGTGAACCCTTCAACGCTGCTGCCGTGAAGTTCACCTTTGACCGCCTGCTGGGCCCCGAAGGCAAGAAAGGTCCGCAACAAGCCAACTACAACGCCATCAAAGAGGTCAAGGTCATCGATCCATACACGGTGGACTTCATCCTCTCGCAGGCCGATCCGGTCCTGCTCACCAAACTCGCCGGGTACGGCGCGATGATCGTTCCTCCCAAGTACCTCAAGGAAAAAGGCGAAGATTACTTCAACACCCATCCGGTCGGCACCGGACCCTTCAAATTCGTTTCCTACAAGAACGGCGAATCTCTGAAACTTCAAGCCTTCAAGGAGTACTGGGGAGGCGCGCCCAAAGTCGACAACCTCACCTACCGCTTCATCGAGGAGCCTTCGACGCGAGTTGCGGAACTGCAAGCGGGACGCATTGATATCGCCCAAGGCATCCCGGTCAGTCAGGCAGAAACCATCAAGAAGAACAACAAGCTGGTATTGCAGGCAGTGGACAGCCCGACGGCCATGAGCTTGCGTTTCAATACCAGCAAAGCCCCCACCGACAACCTCAAGGTGCGTCAGGCACTGAATTACGCAGTTGACCGTGAAGCCATCATCAAAAGCATCCTGCAAGGCTACGGTACGCCCATCGCTTCACTGCAAGGTGCCAAATCGTTCGGGTACGATCCGAATCTGAAACCTTACCCGTACGATCCCACCAAAGCCAAGCAGCTGCTGCAGGAAGCGGGAGTGAAGCCCGGCACGACCATCGGCATTGACTTCGTCGGTACTGACGCGGTATTCCGTGAAGTCGCGCAGGCTGTCGCGGGATTCTTCCAGGCCGTGGGGCTCAAACCCGAACTCAAAACCTATGAAACCAACACCTTCTACAGCGACATCATCCCGAAAAACAAAACCAGCAACGCCTACCAGATGGGCTGGGGAGGCTGGACGTTCGACTTCGACAACACGGCTTACCTGCTCTACCACAGCGGACAGTTCTGGAATCCTGACTATAAGAATCCCGCGATGGACAAGTTGCTCGACGAGCAGCACAATCTCAGCGACCAAAAGAAACGCCTCACCATCCTGCGCAACGTCGCCAAAATGACGCATGATGAAGCCATCGAAATTCCGCTGTACAACCAGCAGGATTTGTGGGGTGTCGGTCAACGCGTACAGAACTTCAAAGCACCGAGTGATAACCTGCTGAACCTGAAAAATGTCAGCGTGAAGTGA